One Streptosporangium sp. NBC_01495 DNA window includes the following coding sequences:
- a CDS encoding carbohydrate ABC transporter permease codes for MSTLTTEDRAGRLPVESPRRGPGRGRGRWGRWLTGWAFVLPAVALFLLMGVYTIGTGLALSFAKWNGLTPEWIWVGFQNYLDLLYVDPVLAPELRRAAWNTFQVMVAVPALTVAISLPLAVALNSVRRLRGVLRSVYFLPYVTTGIAVYYAWRYVLEPDGAINVLLRSVGLGSLSQPQGFLGNPDTALPTLILVLVWSSVPVATLLYLSGLQAIDPNVIEAAHIDGAAPRQVLRRIVWPLLTPLTAAIVLLGVRDALHGFQIFLIMTNGGPGGHTDVLGLQVYRLSFMKELAQTLGMASALGWMLFAGALLLTLVNARLLRRIR; via the coding sequence GTGAGCACCCTCACCACTGAGGATCGCGCGGGGCGGCTCCCTGTGGAGTCGCCCCGCCGCGGCCCCGGTCGCGGCCGGGGCCGCTGGGGGCGGTGGCTGACCGGGTGGGCCTTCGTCCTGCCTGCGGTGGCGTTGTTCCTGCTGATGGGGGTCTACACCATCGGCACCGGCCTGGCGCTGAGCTTCGCCAAGTGGAACGGGCTCACCCCCGAGTGGATCTGGGTCGGCTTCCAGAACTACCTCGACCTGCTGTACGTCGACCCGGTGCTCGCCCCCGAGCTGCGCCGGGCCGCCTGGAACACCTTCCAGGTCATGGTGGCCGTCCCGGCGCTCACGGTGGCCATCTCGCTCCCGCTCGCGGTCGCGCTGAACTCCGTCCGGCGGCTGCGCGGGGTGCTCCGCTCGGTGTACTTCCTGCCCTACGTCACGACCGGCATCGCGGTCTACTACGCCTGGCGCTACGTGCTGGAGCCGGACGGGGCGATCAACGTGCTCCTGCGGTCCGTCGGCCTGGGCAGCCTGTCGCAGCCGCAGGGCTTTCTCGGCAATCCGGACACCGCGCTTCCCACGCTGATCCTGGTCCTGGTCTGGTCGAGCGTTCCCGTCGCCACCCTGCTCTACCTCAGCGGGCTGCAGGCCATCGACCCCAACGTGATCGAGGCCGCGCACATCGACGGGGCCGCGCCGCGCCAGGTGCTGCGCCGCATCGTCTGGCCGCTGCTGACCCCCCTCACCGCGGCCATCGTGCTGCTCGGCGTGCGGGACGCGCTGCACGGCTTCCAGATCTTCCTGATCATGACGAACGGCGGGCCCGGCGGGCACACCGACGTGCTCGGCCTGCAGGTCTACCGGCTCTCGTTCATGAAGGAACTCGCCCAGACCCTGGGGATGGCCAGCGCGCTGGGCTGGATGCTCTTCGCCGGCGCCCTGCTGCTCACCCTGGTCAACGCGCGCTTGCTCAGGAGGATCCGATGA
- a CDS encoding carbohydrate ABC transporter permease, with translation MPAAKTRVVPARPEGRGGIGSLLSSFGGYAVLVFFSLVFLYPFVIQVANSFKTEPDAAANPLSPIPDPVTLAGFERVFVDTGMPLWLGNSLLVTVVITVGRVFLDSLAGYALARLRFRGRKALFTAIVAIIAVPGVVLFIPKFLVLNQLGIYDSYTALILPIIADAAGVFIMKQFFESIPVSVEEAARIDGAGRFRIFWSVVLPMGRPAVITLTIISFQSSWNEFPHTLVAVQDPSLFTLPRGLADLVSGSLGTGSQYPLKLGAAVLATIPVAIIFVIFQRYFIRGANEGADKG, from the coding sequence ATGCCCGCGGCCAAGACTCGCGTCGTCCCCGCCCGCCCCGAGGGGCGGGGCGGGATCGGCTCGCTGCTCTCCAGTTTCGGCGGGTACGCCGTCCTGGTCTTCTTCTCGCTGGTCTTCCTCTACCCGTTCGTCATCCAGGTCGCCAACTCGTTCAAGACCGAGCCCGACGCCGCGGCCAACCCGCTCTCGCCGATCCCCGACCCGGTGACGCTGGCCGGTTTCGAGCGCGTGTTCGTCGACACCGGCATGCCGCTGTGGCTGGGCAACTCGCTGCTGGTCACCGTCGTCATCACCGTCGGCCGGGTGTTCCTCGACTCCCTGGCCGGATACGCGCTCGCCCGGCTGCGCTTCCGGGGGCGCAAGGCGCTCTTCACCGCCATCGTCGCGATCATCGCGGTCCCGGGGGTGGTGCTGTTCATCCCGAAGTTCCTGGTGCTGAACCAGCTCGGCATCTACGACAGCTACACCGCGCTGATCCTGCCGATCATCGCGGACGCGGCCGGGGTGTTCATCATGAAGCAGTTCTTCGAGTCGATCCCGGTGAGCGTGGAGGAGGCGGCGCGGATCGACGGGGCGGGCCGTTTCCGCATCTTCTGGTCGGTGGTGCTGCCGATGGGACGCCCCGCCGTCATCACCCTGACGATCATCTCCTTCCAGAGCAGCTGGAACGAGTTCCCGCACACCCTGGTGGCCGTCCAGGATCCCAGCCTCTTCACCCTGCCGCGCGGCCTGGCCGACCTGGTCAGCGGCTCCCTCGGGACCGGCAGCCAGTATCCGCTCAAGCTCGGCGCCGCGGTGCTCGCCACCATCCCGGTCGCGATCATCTTCGTGATCTTCCAGCGCTACTTCATCCGCGGTGCCAACGAGGGCGCGGACAAGGGATAG
- a CDS encoding carbohydrate ABC transporter permease, producing the protein MIGSRIVKTIARTALVVYALISLYPFLWMLSGAFKTREEILRSGNLIPENPTLDTLVSTWSRLHFFDYFLNSLQVTAMTVVGVLVVYSLASYAFAVLDFPGRKVLFWFFVSLLFVPGITVLLPVVILEKDLGILGSHLGLVLPFVNGTAPLTVLLLTNGFGSIPRELREAARADGAREFRIFWSVYLPLARPTLITVAVLTAVPTWNEYVLTRVSLNDPSLYTLPLGLETLLSGNVPHYNEVMAASLIIVIPVIALFLLLQRYFVNGLVGAVKG; encoded by the coding sequence ATGATCGGGTCGCGCATCGTGAAGACCATCGCCCGCACCGCCCTGGTGGTGTACGCGCTCATCAGCCTGTACCCGTTCCTGTGGATGCTGTCCGGCGCCTTCAAGACCAGGGAGGAGATCCTGCGGAGCGGCAACCTCATCCCGGAGAACCCCACCCTGGACACCCTGGTGTCCACGTGGAGCCGCCTGCACTTCTTCGACTACTTCCTCAACAGCCTCCAGGTCACCGCGATGACCGTCGTCGGGGTGCTGGTGGTCTACAGCCTCGCCTCGTACGCCTTCGCGGTGCTGGACTTCCCCGGCAGGAAGGTGCTTTTCTGGTTCTTCGTCTCGCTGCTGTTCGTCCCGGGCATCACGGTGCTGCTCCCCGTGGTGATCCTGGAGAAGGACCTCGGCATCCTGGGCTCGCACCTGGGGCTGGTCCTGCCGTTCGTCAACGGCACCGCCCCGCTGACGGTGCTGCTGCTCACCAACGGCTTCGGCTCGATCCCCCGGGAGCTGCGCGAGGCCGCCCGTGCGGACGGGGCGCGGGAGTTCCGGATCTTCTGGTCGGTCTACCTGCCGCTGGCCCGCCCGACCCTCATCACGGTCGCGGTGCTGACGGCGGTGCCGACCTGGAACGAGTACGTCCTGACGCGGGTGTCCCTCAACGACCCCTCCCTCTACACCCTGCCGCTCGGCCTGGAGACCCTGCTGTCGGGTAACGTGCCGCACTACAACGAGGTCATGGCCGCGTCCCTGATCATCGTCATCCCGGTCATCGCGCTCTTCCTCCTCCTGCAGCGCTACTTCGTCAACGGCCTCGTGGGGGCTGTCAAGGGCTGA
- a CDS encoding golvesin C-terminal-like domain-containing protein translates to MQNARPRPYRRSAAILSAVLAVLLLAPAQAASARSAGPLADAFARAAAAYDVPRDLLVALAYAETHLDGHDGEPSASGGYGVMHLVSNPAVRALERAAELTGTPSATLRKDDAANILGGAAVLRSHADALGLDAAARKDAGRWYPAVARYGNASGSETARLYADTVYDLLGRGVRATVAGGEVVTVAAVELQADRGVYEGVRELAAKAPSQDYPAASWVAANAGNRAVASRPGSNKIDRVVVHVTQGAYAGTISWFQNPAAKVSAHYVVRSSDGDVTQMVRDKDVAWHAGNRSYNTRSIGIEHEGFVNNASWFTDAMYRASAALTRALCDKYGIPKDRSHIIGHNQVPGATHTDPGSHWDWAKYMRYVTGNTAPWSATVDNSTSGAFTASASWTASTATAGRHGPDHRQAKPVTSSDVAWYRFAVPAAATYQVEVWYPAAPGHNGSAPYIVATSAGSRTVYVDQRAGGGAWRSIGTFALRAGTYNAVGVSRWTSGTGLVVADAVRLTRL, encoded by the coding sequence GTGCAGAACGCCCGGCCGCGCCCGTACCGCCGGTCAGCCGCGATCCTGTCCGCCGTTCTCGCCGTCCTGCTCCTCGCGCCCGCCCAGGCGGCGAGTGCCCGGTCGGCGGGCCCCCTGGCGGACGCCTTCGCTCGCGCCGCCGCCGCGTACGACGTGCCGCGCGACCTGCTCGTGGCGCTCGCGTACGCGGAGACGCACCTCGACGGGCACGACGGCGAGCCGAGCGCGAGCGGCGGGTACGGGGTCATGCACCTGGTCAGCAACCCCGCCGTGCGCGCCCTGGAACGCGCGGCCGAGCTCACCGGCACGCCGTCGGCGACGCTGAGGAAGGACGACGCGGCCAACATCCTCGGCGGCGCCGCGGTGCTGCGCTCCCACGCCGACGCGCTCGGCCTCGACGCCGCCGCCAGGAAGGACGCCGGGCGGTGGTACCCGGCCGTGGCCAGGTACGGCAACGCCTCCGGCTCCGAGACGGCCAGGCTGTACGCCGACACCGTCTACGATCTCCTCGGCCGGGGCGTCCGGGCCACCGTCGCGGGCGGCGAGGTCGTCACCGTCGCGGCCGTGGAACTGCAGGCGGACCGCGGCGTCTACGAGGGCGTGCGGGAACTGGCCGCCAAGGCCCCGAGCCAGGACTACCCGGCCGCGAGCTGGGTGGCCGCCAACGCCGGCAACCGGGCCGTCGCGAGCAGGCCGGGAAGCAACAAGATCGACCGGGTCGTCGTCCACGTCACCCAGGGGGCGTACGCGGGCACGATCTCCTGGTTCCAGAACCCCGCCGCGAAGGTCTCCGCGCACTACGTCGTCCGCTCCTCCGACGGCGACGTCACCCAGATGGTCCGCGACAAGGACGTCGCCTGGCACGCCGGGAACCGGTCCTACAACACCAGGTCGATCGGGATCGAGCACGAGGGGTTCGTCAACAACGCCTCCTGGTTCACCGACGCGATGTACCGCGCCTCGGCGGCCCTGACCCGCGCCCTCTGCGACAAGTACGGCATCCCCAAGGACCGCTCGCACATCATCGGGCACAACCAGGTCCCCGGCGCCACGCACACCGACCCGGGCTCCCACTGGGACTGGGCCAAGTACATGCGGTACGTCACGGGAAACACCGCCCCCTGGTCCGCGACCGTCGACAACTCCACCTCCGGCGCGTTCACCGCGAGCGCGAGCTGGACCGCCTCCACCGCCACCGCCGGGCGCCACGGCCCCGACCACCGGCAGGCCAAACCGGTGACCTCGAGCGACGTCGCCTGGTACCGGTTCGCCGTCCCCGCCGCGGCCACCTACCAGGTCGAGGTCTGGTACCCGGCCGCCCCCGGCCACAACGGCTCCGCCCCGTACATCGTCGCCACCTCCGCCGGGAGCAGGACGGTGTACGTCGACCAGCGCGCCGGTGGCGGCGCCTGGCGAAGTATCGGGACGTTCGCCCTGAGGGCCGGGACGTACAACGCCGTCGGCGTCAGCCGGTGGACCTCCGGCACGGGACTCGTCGTCGCCGACGCCGTGCGCCTCACCCGGCTCTGA
- a CDS encoding zinc-ribbon domain-containing protein: MLIFGLRTVAHRLGVVTLVCRNCGNAAAQVLSRRVTKFSLFFIPLFPVRTRHEMQCTFCGASYTVSKDEANRLAVR, encoded by the coding sequence ATGCTCATCTTCGGTTTGCGTACGGTGGCCCATCGGCTCGGGGTGGTGACCCTGGTCTGCCGCAACTGCGGCAACGCGGCGGCGCAGGTGCTGTCGCGGCGGGTCACCAAGTTCAGCCTGTTCTTCATCCCGCTGTTCCCGGTACGGACGAGACACGAGATGCAGTGCACCTTCTGCGGGGCCTCGTACACCGTCTCCAAGGACGAGGCGAACCGGCTCGCGGTCCGCTGA